The following proteins come from a genomic window of Lolium rigidum isolate FL_2022 chromosome 5, APGP_CSIRO_Lrig_0.1, whole genome shotgun sequence:
- the LOC124658011 gene encoding uncharacterized protein LOC124658011: MRLRDAARVACVSHSFRRSWRCYPNLTITRKTLGLKGGKYGRSYKISSALARKTDRILRKHSGIGVKALKLQINDFPMFSTFCDLDRWLHIAVKPGIEELDLWLGMHSHDAAVYDFPSSLLLDGNGKSIRHLHLSNCVLRPTAGLGCLRSLTSLDFCDIRITGDELGYLFSSSVALETLTLMYCHELFLLEIPSLLQRLSHLIINGCKNLEVIESKAPNLYSFRYMGHQVRLSLGDSLRDFKIHTSGWDFVHYASENLLPMLANLEALDIYSRYVRKAPLIPDKFLHLQLLCVGFFSPDYDYFSLISLLDACPSLETFVLSVEPDRVEQESVLGDSYHDLRKIPGHLHGNIKDVQIIGFCSARSIVELTCHILENAKSLECLTLSTFYNGQILCSTRKKGKCLSMSRLMIMEARKALLVVEKYIVGKVPPSVELKVVEPCSRCNPLEI; the protein is encoded by the exons ATGCGACTACGAGATGCTGCACGTGTTGCCTGCGTGTCTCATTCATTTCGGCGTTCTTGGAGATGTTATCCCAATCTCACCATAACTAGGAAAACTCTGGGTTTGAAAGGCGGAAAATACGGAAGGTCATATAAAATATCGAGTGCTCTTGCAAGGAAAACTGACCGCATTCTGAGAAAGCACTCGGGCATTGGTGTGAAAGCGCTCAAGCTTCAAATAAATGATTTTCCCATGTTCAGCACCTTCTGTGATCTCGACCGATGGCTTCATATCGCTGTTAAACCAGGGATTGAAGAGCTTGACCTATGGCTGGGGATGCACTCACATGATGCAGCTGTGTACGACTTCCCGAGCTCACTTTTACTTGATGGGAATGGCAAGTCGATTCGGCATCTTCATCTCAGTAATTGTGTCTTACGTCCCACGGCTGGACTTGGCTGCTTAAGAAGCTTGACAAGTCTGGACTTTTGTGACATACGTATTACGGGGGATGAGTTAGGGTACCTTTTCTCCAGTTCAGTTGCTTTGGAGACACTGACACTCATGTATTGCCATGAGTTATTTCTCCTGGAGATACCTAGCCTGCTGCAGCGGCTTAGCCACCTAATTATCAATGGTTGCAAAAATCTGGAAGTGATAGAGAGCAAAGCTCCTAATCTCTACAGTTTTAGATATATGGGTCACCAGGTAAGACTATCACTCGGTGATTCATTGCGAGACTTCAAAATTCATACTTCAGGTTGGGACTTTGTTCATTATGCTAGTGAAAATCTTCTGCCCATGCTGGCAAATCTTGAAGCTCTTGACATATATTCACGTTATGTG AGGAAAGCACCACTGATACCAGACAAATTCCTCCACCTCCAGCTACTGTGCGTTGGGTTTTTTTCCCCAGACTATGATTATTTTTCTCTGATTTCTTTGCTTGACGCTTGTCCTTCCTTGGAGACTTTCGTATTGTCT GTAGAGCCGGATCGTGTGGAGCAAGAATCGGTTTTAGGAGATTCTTATCATGATCTAAGGAAGATACCAGGACACTTGCATGGGAACATAAAGGATGTGCAGATCATTGGATTCTGTTCTGCAAGGAGCATAGTTGAGCTGACATGCCATATTCTTGAAAATGCAAAGTCACTTGAGTGCCTTACACTGAGCACCTTTTACAATGGTCAAATTTTGTGTTCAACCAGAAAAAAAGGTAAATGCCTCTCGATGAGTAGGCTTATGATCATGGAAGCCCGTAAAGCGCTCTtagtagtggaaaaatacattgtGGGGAAAGTTCCCCCTTCTGTCGAGTTGAAAGTTGTGGAACCTTGCAGCCGATGCAATCCTCTTGAAATTTAG
- the LOC124653751 gene encoding uncharacterized protein LOC124653751 isoform X2: MTDRSDGPIGSLPEHLLVEILTRLPICEWVQVSCVSKHWASMFQGEYLWQTAISRKWPSAGFRRRWPGPIPRGSARRRFQALYVSENLVPSGGEIDELVGHTFLYLKEQLESLVIPPSSILHGTIIDQFIACGRTGEKAHELASNIWIAVIDNLEENQQTFMLLRHLAQEGDFFLPFPYSRSYKVLWRVFDKLFTDFRDCFSRADYHDALASAKSRFQPVPSLWLGH; the protein is encoded by the exons ATGACAGACAGAAGTGATGGACCAATTGGTAGTCTCCCTGAACATCTCCTTGTAGAAATACTGACTCGGTTACCAATCTGTGAGTGGGTTCAAGTATCATGTGTCAGCAAGCATTGGGCAAGCATGTTCCAAGGAGAATACTTGTGGCAAACCGCTATTTCAAGGAAATGGCCATCAGCTGGTTTCCGTAGACGCTGGCCTGGGCCAATTCCCAGAGGTTCTGCTAGGAG gaGATTCCAAGCACTATATGTCAGCGAGAACCTTGTACCGTCTGGTGGCGAGATTGATGAGCTTGTTGGTCACACATTTCTATATTTAAAAGAACAGCTTGAGAGCCTTGTCATTCCTCCATCCAGCATACTTCATGGCACCATCATTG ATCAGTTCATTGCTTGTGGTAGGACAGGAGAAAAGGCCCATGAACTTGCTTCAAATATATGGATTGCAGTCATTGACAATTTGGAAGAAAACCAGCAAACTTTCATGTTGTTAAGACACCTTGCACAAGAAGGAGAT tttttcctcccatttccatattCGAGGTCGTATAAAGTACTGTGGAGGGTGTTCGACAAGCTGTTCACCGACTTCCGTGACTGTTTTAGCAGGGCAGATTACCATGACGCGCTAGCGAGTGCCAAGTCTAGGTTTCAGCCAGTACCTTCTTTATGGCTTGGTCATTAG
- the LOC124653751 gene encoding uncharacterized protein LOC124653751 isoform X1 — MSSLLFSSPSTTRLDDLSPSVRSSPGSGGWATGLRRSHASLPVSCVSKHWASMFQGEYLWQTAISRKWPSAGFRRRWPGPIPRGSARRRFQALYVSENLVPSGGEIDELVGHTFLYLKEQLESLVIPPSSILHGTIIDQFIACGRTGEKAHELASNIWIAVIDNLEENQQTFMLLRHLAQEGDFFLPFPYSRSYKVLWRVFDKLFTDFRDCFSRADYHDALASAKSRFQPVPSLWLGH, encoded by the exons ATGTCTTCGCTCCTCTTTTCTTCCCCCTCCACCACCCGACTCGACGACCTCTCTCCTTCCGTCCGTTCCTCACCGGGGTCCGGAGGCTGGGCGACGGGGCTCCGAAGGAGCCACGCCTCCCTCCCAG TATCATGTGTCAGCAAGCATTGGGCAAGCATGTTCCAAGGAGAATACTTGTGGCAAACCGCTATTTCAAGGAAATGGCCATCAGCTGGTTTCCGTAGACGCTGGCCTGGGCCAATTCCCAGAGGTTCTGCTAGGAG gaGATTCCAAGCACTATATGTCAGCGAGAACCTTGTACCGTCTGGTGGCGAGATTGATGAGCTTGTTGGTCACACATTTCTATATTTAAAAGAACAGCTTGAGAGCCTTGTCATTCCTCCATCCAGCATACTTCATGGCACCATCATTG ATCAGTTCATTGCTTGTGGTAGGACAGGAGAAAAGGCCCATGAACTTGCTTCAAATATATGGATTGCAGTCATTGACAATTTGGAAGAAAACCAGCAAACTTTCATGTTGTTAAGACACCTTGCACAAGAAGGAGAT tttttcctcccatttccatattCGAGGTCGTATAAAGTACTGTGGAGGGTGTTCGACAAGCTGTTCACCGACTTCCGTGACTGTTTTAGCAGGGCAGATTACCATGACGCGCTAGCGAGTGCCAAGTCTAGGTTTCAGCCAGTACCTTCTTTATGGCTTGGTCATTAG